One window of Pectobacterium carotovorum genomic DNA carries:
- a CDS encoding HEAT repeat domain-containing protein, with protein MASYNLLLQQLEKLVALPDNYYRPAQADALGSVSHLITLTRHYNGHIRQRAVLCLGFMDEVSALPALIERVNDWAEPVRRAAKQSVRLLLTPNNTASFVANLPAIFWLLQCQREDHQPLVDEIVSFLSEEAHAPSLLTGLCSEDKTVARLSLDILAERERFPLKQIFGQAMLHRDPLVRANAARYLLSVDKDVDHDALTILLKDSFAPIKQVALQYVIDNAFPVSEPQLVALLFDKNALVRQRASTLLRERNGDPVTHYLAALDRASTVTVRKITLWELDEHRYDGIVALTERNLDECYPSLYYSALRILILRTGDDAREQLLASLRHPSLAIAKVARKLFYQQKIYLSLPELQRCLDSASSKEHVEVYYFLAHKLNKWDWLMFLLDNAKSENTALTQVGVAYWVQRFNRSGMLPNTRQQARLRTLLDEHPHVISRDSPYIALFLYS; from the coding sequence ATGGCATCGTACAATTTACTCCTGCAGCAGTTGGAAAAGCTGGTGGCTTTGCCAGATAACTATTATCGGCCCGCGCAGGCTGATGCACTGGGTTCAGTGTCACACCTGATAACACTCACACGCCACTATAACGGGCATATTCGGCAGCGTGCGGTGCTGTGTTTGGGCTTCATGGACGAGGTCTCGGCATTACCCGCGCTGATTGAACGAGTAAACGATTGGGCTGAACCGGTGCGCCGCGCTGCCAAGCAGAGTGTGCGGCTGCTGTTAACGCCGAATAACACCGCGTCTTTTGTCGCCAATTTGCCTGCCATTTTCTGGCTGTTGCAGTGCCAGCGGGAAGATCATCAGCCGCTGGTGGATGAGATCGTCAGCTTTCTGTCCGAAGAGGCGCACGCGCCGTCGTTACTGACGGGATTGTGTTCGGAAGACAAAACCGTTGCCCGATTATCACTGGATATTCTCGCTGAGCGTGAGCGGTTCCCGTTGAAGCAGATCTTTGGTCAGGCGATGTTGCATCGCGATCCGTTAGTCAGGGCGAACGCGGCGCGGTATCTGCTCAGTGTTGACAAGGATGTCGATCACGACGCGTTGACCATTCTGTTGAAAGACTCGTTCGCCCCCATCAAGCAGGTGGCGTTGCAGTACGTGATAGACAATGCGTTCCCTGTATCTGAGCCTCAACTGGTTGCCTTACTGTTTGATAAGAACGCATTGGTGCGTCAGCGGGCCTCAACGCTACTGCGCGAACGAAACGGCGATCCGGTTACGCATTACCTTGCGGCACTGGATCGGGCGAGTACCGTCACAGTGCGCAAAATCACGCTTTGGGAGCTGGATGAGCATCGCTACGACGGTATTGTGGCGCTGACGGAGCGCAATCTGGACGAGTGCTATCCCAGCCTTTACTACAGTGCGTTGCGCATTCTCATTCTGCGTACTGGTGACGACGCGCGTGAGCAGTTGTTAGCCTCTCTGCGTCACCCCTCGCTGGCTATTGCGAAGGTGGCACGGAAGCTGTTTTACCAGCAGAAAATTTATCTGTCACTGCCTGAGCTTCAACGTTGTCTGGACAGTGCATCTTCCAAAGAACATGTTGAGGTGTACTACTTTCTAGCGCACAAGCTGAATAAATGGGATTGGCTGATGTTTCTGCTGGATAACGCTAAGTCAGAGAATACTGCACTAACGCAGGTTGGCGTGGCGTACTGGGTACAGCGGTTCAACCGTTCTGGCATGCTGCCAAATACGCGACAGCAGGCGCGTTTGCGGACGCTGCTTGATGAACATCCGCACGTCATCTCGCGCGACAGCCCCTATATCGCCCTGTTTTTGTATAGTTGA
- a CDS encoding damage-inducible protein J, with the protein MSTIHFRIDEETKQLAMQAADRHQVSLTELMRQRAEELAEEERQYQRNAGDEWLETQIQEAFSRYDAGEGEFVSNEDVSQRMDALKARAARGEL; encoded by the coding sequence ATGAGTACCATCCATTTCAGAATCGATGAAGAAACCAAGCAACTGGCTATGCAGGCTGCGGATCGTCATCAGGTGAGTCTGACGGAATTGATGCGGCAACGTGCAGAGGAATTGGCAGAAGAAGAGCGTCAGTATCAGCGCAACGCGGGTGATGAATGGCTTGAAACGCAGATTCAGGAAGCGTTTTCTCGTTATGATGCGGGTGAAGGTGAGTTCGTCAGTAATGAGGACGTCAGCCAGAGAATGGATGCATTGAAAGCGCGGGCGGCGCGAGGTGAGTTGTGA
- a CDS encoding type II toxin-antitoxin system RelE/ParE family toxin: MIFKVRWEKQALADREGIYRYLYKEAGLDVANAADEKFISSVSLLEATPEAGTDIGKSGERRKRVLTRFPFIIIYALKRKINEVHILRILHTSRKLSATYR, encoded by the coding sequence GTGATATTTAAGGTCCGATGGGAGAAGCAGGCGCTGGCAGATCGTGAAGGAATATACCGCTATCTGTATAAAGAGGCGGGGCTGGATGTTGCGAATGCGGCGGATGAAAAGTTTATTTCATCAGTCTCGTTGCTCGAAGCCACGCCAGAAGCGGGTACTGATATCGGGAAATCGGGGGAGAGGCGAAAACGGGTACTGACGCGATTCCCCTTCATTATCATTTATGCACTCAAGCGAAAGATAAACGAAGTGCATATCCTGCGTATATTACATACCTCCCGCAAACTGTCGGCGACCTACCGATAG
- a CDS encoding HNH endonuclease has product MAATNHWTRDQLLIAFTLYSQLPFGRLHSRNPDIIRYAELINRTPSALAMKLVNLASLDPFIIDSGRTGLRGASNADRALWQEMDDNPELFEQQCQQAMVSLETGAAEATTAPSPFQANDSEIPNYHGGERLTQVKTRIGQQLFRKRVLSNYGERCCVTGLEEPALLVASHIQPWKMAEEYRLDPSNGLCLSNLHDKAFDMGLISFNDSLEMLLSPRIKKLKSAISDVNFAQYEGKQIHLPDTYPPSLSQMAYHREHIFLGRG; this is encoded by the coding sequence ATGGCTGCCACCAACCATTGGACGCGAGATCAGCTCCTGATCGCCTTCACCCTGTACAGCCAGCTACCGTTTGGCAGGCTGCATTCGCGTAATCCCGACATCATTCGCTACGCCGAGTTGATTAACCGCACGCCTTCCGCACTGGCGATGAAGCTAGTGAATCTCGCCAGCCTCGATCCATTTATTATCGATTCGGGTCGCACTGGCTTGCGCGGCGCGTCCAACGCTGACCGCGCGCTGTGGCAGGAAATGGACGATAACCCCGAGCTATTTGAACAGCAGTGCCAACAGGCGATGGTATCGCTCGAAACAGGAGCGGCGGAAGCGACAACAGCGCCATCACCGTTCCAAGCCAACGACAGCGAAATCCCTAATTATCACGGCGGCGAGCGCCTTACACAGGTAAAAACGCGCATCGGTCAGCAGCTATTCCGCAAACGCGTACTCAGCAACTACGGCGAACGCTGCTGCGTGACCGGATTGGAAGAGCCCGCGCTACTGGTCGCCAGTCATATTCAACCGTGGAAAATGGCAGAAGAATATCGCCTCGATCCCAGCAACGGCCTATGCCTGTCCAACCTGCACGACAAAGCCTTTGATATGGGGCTAATTAGCTTCAATGATTCGCTAGAAATGCTGCTTTCGCCGCGTATCAAAAAGCTGAAAAGCGCCATCAGCGACGTCAATTTCGCCCAATACGAAGGCAAACAAATCCACCTGCCAGACACCTACCCGCCCAGCCTGTCACAGATGGCATACCATCGTGAGCATATTTTTTTGGGGCGTGGGTAA
- a CDS encoding DUF1615 domain-containing protein, with protein sequence MPRSSIPLFRPLCALALLVLAGCASKTATTPESRPADVRVQLLKLLPDNVKDRQGWATDIATAFTTQGLDPSNENLCSVLAVTEQESTFNADPQVPNLSKIAWQEIDRRAEKVHVPAFLVRTALLIKSPNGKSYSERLDKVRTEKELSAIFDDFIDMVPMGQTLFGRLNPVRTGGPMQVSIAFAEANAKGYPYTVDGTLRREVFSRRGGMYFGIKHLLGYPANYPQSIYRFADFNAGWYASRNAAFQRAVSRLTGIKLALDGDVINYSSDKASATELAVRALGKRIDMSDSAIRRALEKGNSLDFEDTSLYKRVFALADKSGAKAPRAILPGITLESPKITRKLTTAWFANRVDERRQRCLARAK encoded by the coding sequence ATGCCCCGTTCTTCTATTCCCTTGTTTCGTCCCCTGTGTGCGCTGGCTTTGCTGGTGCTGGCGGGCTGTGCCAGCAAGACCGCGACGACGCCGGAATCGCGGCCTGCGGATGTTCGTGTTCAACTACTCAAGCTGTTGCCAGACAACGTGAAAGATCGTCAGGGCTGGGCGACCGATATCGCCACCGCATTTACCACGCAGGGGCTCGATCCCAGCAATGAAAATCTGTGCTCGGTGCTCGCGGTGACCGAGCAGGAATCGACGTTTAATGCCGATCCGCAGGTGCCGAATCTGTCGAAAATCGCCTGGCAGGAGATCGACCGTCGTGCGGAGAAAGTTCATGTTCCGGCATTTCTGGTGCGCACCGCGCTACTCATCAAATCCCCTAACGGAAAAAGCTACAGCGAGCGGCTTGATAAGGTTCGCACGGAAAAAGAGCTCAGCGCGATCTTTGATGATTTCATCGACATGGTGCCGATGGGACAGACGCTGTTCGGTCGGCTGAATCCGGTACGTACCGGCGGGCCGATGCAGGTGAGTATTGCCTTTGCTGAAGCGAACGCGAAGGGCTATCCCTATACCGTAGACGGTACTCTTCGCCGTGAAGTCTTCAGCCGTCGCGGTGGAATGTATTTTGGTATCAAACACCTGTTGGGTTATCCGGCGAATTATCCGCAGTCCATTTATCGATTCGCCGATTTCAATGCAGGATGGTATGCCAGCCGGAATGCGGCGTTCCAGCGTGCCGTTAGCCGTCTGACAGGGATCAAACTGGCGCTGGATGGTGATGTAATCAATTACAGCTCGGATAAAGCCAGCGCCACGGAACTGGCGGTACGCGCGTTGGGGAAACGGATAGATATGAGCGACAGCGCCATTCGTCGAGCGCTGGAGAAGGGGAATAGCCTCGATTTTGAAGACACCAGCCTGTACAAACGCGTCTTTGCGCTGGCGGATAAATCGGGCGCGAAGGCTCCACGCGCTATCCTGCCGGGGATCACGCTGGAAAGCCCGAAAATCACCCGTAAGCTCACTACGGCGTGGTTTGCCAATCGCGTTGATGAGCGTCGCCAGCGGTGTTTGGCAAGGGCCAAATAG
- a CDS encoding SulP family inorganic anion transporter has protein sequence MNLSTLRHDIPAGLVVFLVALPLSLGIAQASGLPPFVGLLTGVVGGIVVTLFSPSRYAVSGPAAGLVTIVSGSIASLGSFSALLLAIMLAGVLQCIMGLLRAGRFITLIPGTVIKGMLSAIGILLIIQQIPLAFGSDGEDDLKSLFDASEPGFSASALTVCLVGLAILWLWTTRPVQKISALSWLPGPLVAVLFGGLFTVYGERLSTEMVDNLPRIVLPEFGSLEQLMGEMTRPDWQAWKNPAVYVVAVTLALVASLETLLSQEALKKIRPQHPAPSPDKEMRAQGIGNMLSGFLGGLPITAVIVRSSVNVNAGARTKFSILLHGVLLLLCGLFMTDLLNVIPLASLAAVLLYTGYKLASPQQFLLLWRQGLQQFVPFAATVIGIIVFGMLAGIGIGIVTQLAFSIYKSHRNAMQLTRYGDHFVLSFQQNLTFVHNPRLQGLLNKIPANSVVIVEHDNADYIDPDVRTMLEDFRENAQERGIKLSQWPV, from the coding sequence ATGAACCTGAGTACACTCCGACATGATATCCCCGCGGGGCTCGTCGTCTTCCTTGTTGCCCTGCCGCTGAGCCTCGGTATCGCGCAGGCCAGTGGTCTTCCTCCTTTTGTCGGTCTGTTGACCGGCGTCGTCGGCGGTATCGTCGTCACCCTGTTCAGTCCCTCTCGTTATGCAGTCAGCGGCCCTGCCGCCGGTCTGGTTACTATCGTCTCCGGCTCTATCGCCAGCCTGGGATCGTTTTCAGCATTGCTATTGGCGATCATGCTCGCAGGGGTGCTGCAATGCATCATGGGCCTGCTGCGCGCCGGACGTTTTATTACGCTCATCCCCGGCACCGTGATTAAAGGCATGCTGTCTGCTATCGGCATCCTGCTGATTATTCAGCAAATCCCGCTTGCCTTCGGCTCGGACGGTGAGGACGATCTAAAATCGCTCTTCGACGCTTCCGAACCTGGATTTTCCGCCAGCGCGCTGACTGTCTGTCTGGTCGGGCTGGCGATTCTCTGGCTTTGGACCACCAGGCCCGTGCAGAAAATCAGCGCATTGAGCTGGCTTCCCGGCCCGCTGGTCGCCGTGCTATTTGGCGGATTATTTACCGTCTACGGCGAGCGCCTGTCTACCGAGATGGTCGATAACCTGCCACGTATTGTCCTGCCGGAGTTTGGCAGTCTGGAACAGCTGATGGGAGAGATGACCCGCCCAGACTGGCAGGCATGGAAGAACCCGGCGGTTTATGTGGTCGCGGTGACATTGGCGCTGGTGGCTAGCCTGGAAACCTTGTTAAGTCAGGAAGCGTTGAAGAAAATTCGCCCGCAGCACCCTGCGCCCTCGCCGGATAAAGAGATGCGTGCGCAAGGTATCGGGAACATGCTCAGCGGTTTTCTGGGCGGATTGCCGATTACTGCCGTGATCGTACGCAGCTCCGTCAACGTCAACGCTGGCGCGCGTACCAAGTTCTCCATCCTGCTGCACGGCGTGCTACTGCTGCTTTGCGGCCTGTTCATGACCGACCTGCTCAACGTCATTCCACTTGCCAGTCTGGCAGCCGTATTGCTGTATACCGGCTATAAGCTGGCTTCACCGCAACAGTTCCTGCTGCTGTGGCGTCAGGGTTTACAACAGTTCGTGCCTTTCGCGGCGACCGTTATCGGAATCATCGTGTTTGGGATGCTGGCAGGCATCGGGATTGGCATCGTGACCCAGTTGGCCTTCAGTATTTACAAAAGCCACCGCAACGCGATGCAACTCACACGCTACGGCGATCACTTTGTCCTGAGCTTTCAGCAGAACCTGACGTTTGTGCACAACCCGCGTCTGCAAGGCTTGCTCAACAAGATCCCCGCCAACAGCGTCGTGATTGTCGAACACGACAATGCCGACTATATCGATCCTGATGTCCGCACGATGCTGGAAGATTTCCGCGAGAATGCGCAAGAACGCGGCATCAAACTCAGTCAATGGCCAGTTTGA
- a CDS encoding carbonic anhydrase: protein MSLCFLKREFNLTTLKPLLAKNRSWATLRRQRHPHYFRKHTQGQTPHSLWIGCSDSRVPAEVLTGSAPGELFVHRNIANMVVADDDNFMSVLQYALEYLHVSRIVLCGHYGCGGVQAAVNLPEMGLAQEDSALSRRITDLRQALSPHIAASQDSDANESTRQNQLVEANVLAQFAHLIACEPVQKAWRNGVELDVFGCVYDLHSGHLKELIHRHAQKQEASP, encoded by the coding sequence ATATCCCTGTGTTTTCTAAAGAGAGAGTTTAATTTGACGACATTAAAACCCCTATTAGCCAAGAATCGCAGTTGGGCTACGTTGCGTCGCCAACGCCATCCCCACTATTTCAGAAAGCACACGCAGGGCCAGACGCCCCATTCACTCTGGATCGGCTGTTCAGACAGCCGAGTGCCTGCCGAAGTGCTGACGGGTTCTGCGCCCGGCGAGCTTTTTGTTCATCGCAACATCGCGAATATGGTGGTGGCAGACGACGACAATTTCATGAGCGTGCTGCAATATGCCCTCGAATACCTGCATGTTTCCCGCATCGTGCTCTGCGGCCACTATGGCTGTGGCGGTGTTCAGGCGGCGGTTAACCTGCCCGAAATGGGGCTCGCTCAGGAGGATTCCGCCCTGTCCCGCCGCATCACGGATTTGCGTCAGGCGCTTTCGCCGCATATTGCCGCCTCGCAAGATAGCGATGCCAATGAAAGCACGCGCCAGAATCAGCTGGTGGAAGCCAACGTGCTGGCACAGTTCGCCCACCTGATCGCCTGTGAACCGGTGCAGAAAGCCTGGCGCAATGGCGTTGAGCTTGATGTTTTCGGCTGTGTCTACGACCTGCATAGCGGCCATCTGAAAGAACTCATCCACCGTCACGCCCAAAAACAGGAGGCATCCCCATGA
- a CDS encoding nitrate- and nitrite sensing domain-containing protein: protein MKSLHHISIRSKFILALLPPILALLWFSFSGVMERRSTENEMIRMEKLITLARDAGEYAHQLQRERGLSAGYFGSQGKNFGPELTTQRQATDRAQQVLEQTAANLSRAELGDAVSEELDRVTQKTQQLAEHRRSVDSISIPVAQAIGYYSDSVSNLLNIVGDMAHLVSDGGIAQRLAAYYNLLNVKEQAGLERAVLSNAFSANSFATGMFERLNQMVGRGDAYTTAYNMFANPELRRAFEQALNNPSAQSALQMRNKAITSPGGNFDIDASQWFSQQTAKIDELKKVEQLATNDLTAQVNTLAANARQSWISYLAGALVSLLMALGLASMVMRSINEQLQQTLTTIREMGGDLTRRLRVPGTDELSQLNQAYNASLENIADMVVSIKRSSQTIGQASSEIANGNQDLAQRTEEQSASLVQTASSMEEITVTVKQTADFAGQARQLTTEVDDQAHRVGTITESASGAMEKIQDASQRVNAVVSAIDAIAFQTNLLALNAAVEAARAGQHGRGFSVVAAEVRQLSQRSADEAGKIRALIADSIASVSEGTKLVNQSNRGINDIVAGTRKVRDLVNEIAVAADEQSLGIAQINEALSQLEMVTQQNATLVSQASVASQLLDEQAIEMESLVSRFKVNDSAPQQPLRQALLSR from the coding sequence ATGAAATCCCTTCATCACATCTCGATCCGTAGTAAGTTCATTCTTGCCCTTCTCCCGCCCATACTTGCCCTCCTCTGGTTCAGTTTTTCCGGCGTAATGGAACGCCGCAGCACAGAAAATGAAATGATCCGTATGGAGAAGCTCATCACACTGGCGCGCGACGCAGGCGAGTACGCCCACCAGCTACAGCGTGAGCGCGGCTTGAGCGCGGGCTATTTTGGTAGTCAGGGGAAAAATTTTGGCCCGGAGCTCACCACGCAGCGGCAAGCCACCGATCGGGCACAGCAGGTGCTTGAGCAAACCGCCGCAAACCTGAGCCGCGCCGAGCTTGGCGATGCCGTCAGCGAAGAACTCGATCGCGTCACGCAGAAAACACAGCAGCTTGCGGAACATCGCCGCAGCGTCGATAGCATATCGATACCCGTCGCCCAAGCCATTGGCTACTATTCCGACTCGGTCAGTAATCTGCTGAATATCGTCGGGGATATGGCCCATCTGGTCAGCGACGGCGGTATCGCCCAGCGGCTGGCGGCCTATTACAACCTGCTGAACGTCAAAGAACAGGCTGGGCTTGAACGCGCCGTGCTCTCCAACGCGTTCTCTGCTAATAGCTTTGCTACCGGTATGTTCGAACGTCTGAACCAGATGGTTGGCCGGGGAGATGCCTACACCACGGCCTACAACATGTTCGCCAATCCCGAGCTGCGCCGGGCTTTTGAACAGGCCCTCAACAATCCTTCTGCACAAAGCGCACTTCAGATGCGCAACAAAGCTATCACCTCGCCTGGCGGCAATTTTGATATCGATGCCAGCCAGTGGTTTAGCCAACAAACGGCAAAAATCGATGAGTTGAAAAAGGTTGAACAACTCGCCACCAACGACCTGACGGCACAGGTGAATACTTTAGCCGCCAATGCCCGCCAGTCATGGATCAGCTACCTGGCCGGTGCGTTGGTTTCTCTGCTCATGGCGCTCGGCCTTGCTTCCATGGTCATGCGCAGCATCAACGAGCAGCTTCAACAAACGCTGACGACTATTCGCGAGATGGGTGGGGATCTTACACGCCGCCTGCGCGTGCCGGGAACCGACGAACTGTCGCAACTGAATCAGGCGTATAACGCCTCACTGGAAAACATTGCCGATATGGTGGTGAGTATTAAGCGCAGCTCGCAGACGATCGGACAAGCCAGCAGCGAGATCGCCAACGGCAATCAGGATCTGGCGCAGCGTACCGAAGAGCAATCCGCTTCGCTGGTACAAACCGCCAGCAGCATGGAAGAAATTACCGTTACGGTAAAACAAACCGCCGACTTTGCCGGACAGGCGCGTCAATTGACGACGGAGGTGGACGATCAGGCGCACCGCGTTGGAACCATTACCGAGTCGGCTAGCGGTGCGATGGAAAAAATTCAGGATGCCAGCCAGCGCGTGAATGCGGTGGTTTCCGCCATTGATGCCATTGCCTTTCAAACCAACCTGCTGGCGCTGAACGCGGCGGTCGAGGCTGCACGAGCGGGGCAGCATGGTCGTGGGTTCTCTGTCGTCGCAGCAGAAGTGCGTCAGCTATCGCAGCGTAGTGCAGACGAAGCGGGCAAAATCCGTGCGCTCATCGCCGACAGTATTGCCAGCGTCAGCGAAGGGACGAAGCTGGTGAACCAATCGAACCGGGGAATTAACGACATCGTCGCCGGCACCCGTAAAGTGCGCGATCTGGTAAATGAAATCGCGGTCGCCGCCGATGAGCAATCGCTGGGCATCGCACAAATTAACGAAGCGCTCAGCCAGTTAGAGATGGTCACGCAGCAGAATGCGACGCTGGTTTCTCAGGCTTCCGTTGCCAGCCAGTTACTGGATGAACAGGCGATTGAAATGGAATCGCTGGTCAGTCGTTTCAAGGTTAACGACAGCGCACCGCAGCAGCCTTTGCGGCAAGCGCTGTTATCAAGATAG
- the mgtA gene encoding magnesium-translocating P-type ATPase: MTDMITQTGYRRARKTPTATFAIAREAQNSLDQTLANLNTHLHGLSHDDVIERQQTYGENRVAHEKAPHALVQLAAAFNNPFIYVLMALAAISFFTDYWLPLRHHEETSLTGVIIILMMVSLSSLLRFWQEFRTNKAAEALKSMVRTTATVLRRPHPSATAVLQEIPLQQLVPGDILILSAGDMVPADVRLVESRDLFVSQAVLTGESLPIEKYDIFSDISAKGCQPAGCGGESDLLALSNICLMGTNISSGTATAIVVATGSQTYFGSLAKSIVGTRSQTAFDRGVNSVSWLLIRFMIVMVPVVLLINGFTKGDWMEASLFALAVAVGLTPEMLPMIVSSNLAKGAIAMARHKVVVKRLNAIQNFGAMDVLCTDKTGTLTQDRIILEHHLNAQGQVDESVLQLAWLNSAHQSGMKNLMDQAIMHFGRHNPAIVALGRYRKTDELPFDFIRRRLSIIVADEHNQQRLICKGAVEEMLAVATHVSENGQRYELDDEHRNTLKMLAESYNQQGFRVLMIGTRELSPVGSTLPLSAEDERDLTICGLLTFLDPPKESASAAIRALHENGVTVKVLTGDNAIITSKICRDVGLEPGEVLEGNAIDALSDEQLGVLVEQRTIFARLTPLQKSRVLKALQGNNHTVGFLGDGINDAPALRDADIGISVDTGTDIAKESADIILLEKNLMVLEEGVIKGRETFGNIIKYLNMTASSNFGNVFSVLVASAFIPFLPMLAIHLLIQNLMYDISQLSLPWDKMDKEFLRKPRKWDAKNIGRFMLYIGPTSSIFDITTYALMWFVFAANSVEHQALFQSGWFVEGLLSQTLVVHMLRTQKIPFIQSTAALPVMLMTGLVMALGIYLPFSPLGPLVGLQPLPWEYFPWLAATLIGYCTVAQLVKRAYIRRFGQWF, encoded by the coding sequence ATGACCGATATGATCACGCAAACGGGGTATCGTCGCGCCCGTAAGACACCCACAGCCACCTTTGCGATTGCCCGCGAGGCGCAAAACAGCCTCGATCAAACACTGGCTAACCTGAATACTCATCTGCACGGCTTAAGCCATGATGACGTCATTGAGCGTCAGCAAACCTATGGAGAAAACCGCGTCGCCCACGAAAAAGCGCCTCATGCGCTGGTGCAGTTGGCTGCCGCGTTTAATAACCCGTTTATTTACGTACTGATGGCGCTGGCCGCTATCAGCTTTTTCACCGATTACTGGCTACCGCTGCGCCATCACGAAGAGACATCGCTCACTGGCGTTATCATCATTCTGATGATGGTTAGCCTGAGCAGCCTGCTGCGCTTCTGGCAGGAGTTTCGGACCAATAAAGCCGCAGAAGCGCTGAAATCCATGGTGCGGACGACGGCTACCGTACTGCGTCGCCCTCACCCCAGCGCTACTGCCGTCCTGCAGGAAATTCCGCTTCAGCAGTTGGTTCCCGGCGACATTCTGATCCTCTCCGCTGGCGATATGGTGCCCGCAGATGTCCGGCTGGTGGAATCACGCGATCTGTTCGTCAGCCAGGCAGTACTGACTGGCGAATCGCTGCCGATCGAAAAATACGACATATTCAGTGATATCAGCGCCAAAGGCTGTCAGCCCGCAGGCTGCGGCGGCGAGAGCGACCTGCTGGCGTTATCCAACATTTGCCTGATGGGCACCAACATTTCCAGCGGTACGGCCACGGCGATTGTCGTGGCGACCGGTAGCCAAACCTACTTCGGGTCACTGGCAAAATCCATCGTCGGCACCCGTTCTCAAACCGCCTTCGATCGCGGCGTTAACAGCGTAAGCTGGCTGCTGATCCGCTTTATGATTGTGATGGTGCCTGTCGTGCTGCTGATTAACGGCTTCACCAAAGGCGACTGGATGGAAGCCAGCCTGTTTGCACTGGCGGTTGCGGTTGGCCTGACGCCAGAAATGCTGCCGATGATTGTCTCGTCCAATCTGGCGAAAGGCGCGATTGCCATGGCGCGGCATAAAGTCGTAGTTAAACGACTGAACGCGATTCAGAACTTTGGTGCGATGGACGTCCTGTGCACCGACAAAACCGGTACGCTCACGCAGGATCGCATCATCCTTGAGCACCACCTGAATGCACAGGGTCAGGTCGATGAAAGTGTGCTTCAACTCGCCTGGCTCAACAGCGCACACCAGAGCGGTATGAAAAACCTGATGGATCAGGCCATCATGCATTTTGGTCGCCATAATCCGGCTATCGTTGCGCTCGGTCGCTATCGCAAAACCGATGAACTACCGTTTGATTTTATTCGTCGTCGCCTGTCCATCATCGTTGCCGATGAGCACAACCAGCAACGTCTGATTTGCAAAGGTGCAGTGGAGGAAATGCTGGCGGTCGCCACCCACGTCAGTGAAAACGGGCAGCGCTATGAACTGGACGACGAACACCGCAATACGCTGAAAATGCTGGCAGAGAGCTACAATCAACAAGGGTTTCGCGTGCTGATGATCGGCACCCGTGAGCTGAGTCCGGTGGGCAGTACGCTGCCGCTCAGCGCCGAGGATGAACGCGACCTGACAATTTGCGGCCTGCTGACGTTCCTCGATCCACCGAAAGAAAGTGCCTCTGCCGCCATTCGCGCCCTGCATGAAAACGGTGTGACAGTTAAAGTTCTGACGGGTGATAACGCGATTATCACCAGCAAGATCTGTCGCGATGTCGGGCTGGAGCCGGGCGAGGTGCTGGAGGGCAACGCTATCGATGCGCTCAGCGATGAACAGCTCGGCGTACTGGTAGAACAGCGCACCATCTTTGCCCGACTGACGCCGCTACAAAAATCCCGCGTGCTGAAAGCGTTGCAGGGGAATAACCATACGGTCGGCTTTTTGGGCGACGGTATCAACGATGCCCCCGCCCTGCGCGATGCGGATATCGGGATTTCCGTCGATACCGGCACGGATATCGCCAAAGAATCGGCCGATATCATTCTGCTGGAAAAGAACCTGATGGTATTGGAAGAAGGCGTCATCAAAGGGCGTGAGACGTTCGGGAATATCATCAAATACCTGAACATGACCGCCAGTTCCAATTTCGGTAACGTGTTTTCAGTTTTGGTCGCTAGCGCTTTTATTCCGTTCCTGCCAATGCTGGCGATCCATCTGCTGATTCAGAACCTGATGTACGACATTTCCCAGCTATCGCTGCCGTGGGACAAGATGGATAAGGAATTCCTGCGTAAACCCCGGAAATGGGATGCTAAAAATATCGGTCGCTTCATGTTGTATATCGGACCGACGTCATCGATTTTTGACATCACGACCTACGCGTTGATGTGGTTCGTGTTTGCCGCCAACAGCGTAGAACATCAGGCATTATTTCAGTCAGGCTGGTTCGTTGAGGGGTTGCTGTCACAAACGCTGGTCGTGCACATGCTGCGTACCCAGAAGATCCCGTTCATTCAGAGTACGGCAGCGCTGCCAGTGATGTTAATGACCGGATTGGTGATGGCGCTGGGCATCTATCTGCCATTCTCTCCGCTGGGGCCGCTGGTGGGCTTGCAGCCGCTACCGTGGGAATATTTCCCCTGGCTGGCCGCCACGCTGATTGGCTACTGCACCGTCGCGCAATTGGTCAAACGCGCCTATATCCGCCGCTTCGGCCAATGGTTCTGA